From Salinirubellus salinus, the proteins below share one genomic window:
- a CDS encoding CopD family protein produces the protein MVLPELLLQTNPILDATMQTVHVVFAGLWTGAVILFALAVLPNGVSGDIRPEPLSRISSRLTTLTRVSAVLLFLTGGHLAGAYYTFDVLLGSLPGYLVLAMLGLWLVMVGLLEVGGSKMRDGLDADKVRTPARDAQPFYQAAAVLAVLLLVDAGLLAMYGIA, from the coding sequence ATGGTACTCCCCGAGCTGCTGTTGCAGACGAATCCGATCCTCGACGCCACGATGCAGACGGTCCACGTCGTCTTCGCCGGCCTCTGGACCGGGGCAGTCATCCTCTTCGCGCTCGCGGTCCTCCCGAACGGGGTCTCGGGCGATATCCGTCCCGAGCCGCTCTCGCGTATCTCCTCCCGGCTCACCACGCTCACGCGGGTCAGCGCCGTCCTCCTGTTCCTCACCGGCGGCCACCTCGCCGGCGCCTACTACACGTTCGATGTGCTCCTCGGGTCGCTCCCCGGCTACCTCGTCCTCGCGATGCTCGGCCTGTGGCTCGTGATGGTCGGTCTCCTCGAGGTCGGCGGCTCGAAGATGCGCGACGGCCTCGACGCCGACAAGGTCCGCACCCCCGCGCGTGACGCCCAGCCGTTCTACCAGGCCGCGGCCGTCCTCGCCGTCCTCCTGCTGGTCGACGCCGGCCTGCTCGCGATGTACGGTATCGCCTGA
- the yqeC gene encoding selenium cofactor biosynthesis protein YqeC gives MDLVDALDARGLVCTVGAGGKKTTCYTLAARHDRAVVTATVRIPVFDDRVARVAVTDDPVRAVDGNADWPLGLVPERHDEVRYAGYETGAVDRLAAATDCDAVLVKADGARNRLFKAPGDHEPQIPAATDTVLPIASARVVGEPLTEEFVHRPERVAAIAGLDVGDELRPEHVARVLASTDGGLKRVPDGATAIPVVNMCDDEVLTERARVVAERVHELADVPRVALSRMDLGQVVDVVE, from the coding sequence ATGGACCTCGTCGACGCCCTCGACGCACGTGGCCTCGTCTGCACGGTCGGTGCGGGCGGGAAGAAGACCACCTGCTACACGCTCGCGGCGCGGCACGACCGGGCCGTCGTGACCGCCACCGTCCGAATCCCCGTCTTCGACGACCGTGTCGCACGCGTCGCGGTGACCGACGACCCGGTCCGCGCCGTCGACGGGAACGCCGACTGGCCGCTCGGACTCGTGCCGGAGCGGCACGACGAGGTGCGCTACGCCGGCTACGAGACCGGGGCCGTGGACCGGCTCGCGGCCGCCACCGACTGCGACGCCGTGCTCGTGAAGGCCGACGGCGCACGCAACCGGCTGTTCAAGGCGCCCGGTGACCACGAACCACAGATCCCGGCCGCCACGGACACCGTGCTCCCCATCGCGAGTGCTCGCGTCGTCGGCGAACCGCTGACCGAGGAGTTCGTCCACCGACCGGAGCGGGTCGCCGCCATCGCCGGGCTCGACGTCGGCGACGAGCTCCGCCCCGAACACGTCGCCCGCGTCCTCGCCAGCACCGACGGTGGGCTGAAGCGCGTCCCCGACGGTGCCACCGCCATCCCCGTGGTGAACATGTGTGACGACGAGGTACTGACCGAGCGAGCACGTGTCGTCGCCGAGCGCGTCCACGAACTGGCCGACGTGCCGCGGGTCGCCCTCAGCCGGATGGATCTCGGGCAGGTGGTCGACGTCGTCGAGTGA
- the mobA gene encoding molybdenum cofactor guanylyltransferase, translating to MPTGVILAGGFSTRFDGGDKAVAELAGKPMVRRVADRLAPVVSTLVVNCRGEQRESIATALERYPHEVRFAVDPEPDAGPMAGIRTGLRAVTDEYAVVVACDMPFVDRAFVESLFDRAAGHDAAVPEVDGWYQTTQAVYRAAPMADACDRALERGDSKILAPLDELDWVVVDHETLAERGWLETFENVNTRAELREAARSVASDRRNGER from the coding sequence ATGCCGACTGGCGTGATACTCGCTGGTGGCTTCTCCACGCGGTTCGACGGCGGCGACAAGGCCGTCGCCGAACTCGCCGGGAAGCCGATGGTGCGCCGGGTCGCCGACCGCCTCGCGCCGGTCGTCTCGACACTCGTCGTGAACTGTCGGGGCGAGCAACGCGAGAGTATCGCCACGGCGCTGGAGCGCTACCCCCACGAGGTCCGGTTCGCCGTCGACCCGGAGCCCGACGCGGGACCGATGGCGGGCATCCGGACCGGACTCAGGGCGGTGACCGACGAGTACGCCGTCGTCGTGGCCTGCGACATGCCGTTCGTCGACCGGGCATTCGTCGAGTCCCTGTTCGACCGGGCGGCCGGCCACGACGCCGCCGTCCCCGAGGTCGACGGCTGGTACCAGACGACGCAGGCCGTCTACCGGGCAGCGCCGATGGCCGACGCGTGTGACCGTGCCCTCGAGCGTGGCGACTCGAAGATCCTCGCGCCGCTCGATGAACTGGACTGGGTGGTCGTCGACCACGAGACGCTGGCCGAGCGGGGGTGGCTCGAGACGTTCGAGAACGTGAACACGCGGGCGGAGTTACGCGAGGCCGCCCGCAGCGTAGCCTCGGACCGACGGAACGGGGAGCGATAG
- a CDS encoding O-methyltransferase, with product MPPLHDDAVGRLLERFGPPVDDVVHDMEARAARESFPTVGPAVGRTLALCVRLSGARSILELGSGFGYSAYWMARALPEDGFVVLTDRDTERLRAAREYFERGGLTDHAVYGHGDAIELAADLPGTFDLVVLDHDTADYGRGFEAVRELVAPGGALLADNVAVYGDVLTPAGLVATLDGEPAPTPRTEAVAGFLRRVDADPEFEPYLLPVDEGLLVAPRVR from the coding sequence GTGCCACCTCTCCACGACGACGCCGTCGGGCGGCTGCTCGAACGCTTCGGTCCGCCCGTCGACGACGTCGTCCACGACATGGAAGCCCGCGCTGCCCGCGAGTCGTTCCCCACCGTCGGCCCGGCGGTTGGTCGGACGCTCGCGCTCTGTGTCCGCCTCTCCGGTGCCCGCTCGATCCTCGAACTCGGCTCCGGGTTCGGCTACTCGGCGTACTGGATGGCTCGCGCGCTCCCCGAGGACGGGTTCGTGGTCCTCACCGACCGCGACACCGAGCGCCTCCGTGCGGCCCGCGAGTACTTCGAGCGCGGTGGCCTCACCGACCACGCCGTCTACGGCCACGGGGACGCCATCGAACTCGCCGCAGACCTCCCCGGGACGTTCGACCTCGTCGTCCTCGATCACGACACCGCCGACTACGGCCGTGGCTTCGAGGCGGTCCGCGAACTCGTCGCGCCGGGCGGGGCGCTCCTCGCCGACAACGTCGCCGTCTACGGGGACGTCCTGACCCCCGCCGGCCTCGTCGCGACGCTCGACGGCGAGCCGGCCCCGACCCCTCGTACGGAGGCCGTCGCGGGGTTCCTGCGACGGGTGGACGCCGACCCGGAGTTCGAGCCGTACCTCCTGCCGGTCGACGAGGGTCTCCTCGTCGCCCCACGGGTGCGCTGA
- a CDS encoding Single-stranded DNA binding protein, which translates to MSLEDRAEELASDLGQDKEEVEQALENLVQYSVPLDEAVQSVRRKYGGDSGGGGEPTRTDIGDVTTETSGNVTVDARVLTVGERSIYYNDELQVIREGELGDETGKIQFTDWHGFDLSPGDSITAGNCSVREFQGKPQLSIGESTTIGFRDETVETPYRVGGDRTLAELETGDGAINVEVQVVEVETRQVSGRGDEPKPILSGVVADGSGRLPFTDWEPADHAGIEQGASIRIENAHVKEFRGVPQVTLTEHSRVEALDTAVEVAEEAPRMTVSEAVDSGGVFDVEVTGSLLGVRDGSGLIQRCPECNRIIQKGQCRSHGQVDGYYDLRVKAILDDGTSALTVVLDDELTERVYGGDVEDAQAHAQDAMDTEVVAERIADNLVGKEYRVRGDLSVDDYGANLDATEFEELEEDPTEQARAFLTEVDA; encoded by the coding sequence ATGAGTCTCGAAGACCGCGCCGAGGAACTCGCCTCCGACCTCGGGCAAGACAAAGAGGAGGTCGAGCAGGCACTGGAGAACCTCGTCCAGTACAGCGTGCCGCTGGACGAGGCCGTCCAGAGCGTCCGCCGGAAGTACGGCGGTGACTCCGGTGGCGGCGGCGAACCGACGCGGACGGACATCGGCGACGTGACGACGGAGACGTCCGGGAACGTCACCGTCGACGCCCGTGTCCTCACCGTCGGCGAACGCTCCATCTACTACAACGACGAACTGCAGGTCATCCGCGAGGGCGAACTCGGGGACGAGACCGGGAAGATACAGTTCACCGACTGGCACGGGTTCGACCTCTCGCCGGGCGACTCGATCACCGCCGGGAACTGCTCGGTCAGGGAGTTCCAGGGTAAACCACAGTTGAGCATCGGGGAATCGACGACCATCGGCTTCCGCGACGAGACGGTCGAGACCCCGTACCGCGTCGGGGGTGACCGCACGCTGGCCGAACTGGAGACCGGCGACGGCGCCATCAACGTCGAGGTGCAGGTCGTCGAGGTGGAGACCCGGCAGGTGTCGGGTCGGGGCGACGAACCCAAGCCCATCCTCTCGGGCGTCGTCGCGGACGGGTCGGGGCGGCTCCCGTTCACCGACTGGGAGCCGGCCGACCACGCCGGCATCGAGCAGGGAGCGTCCATCCGCATCGAGAACGCCCACGTCAAGGAGTTCCGCGGCGTGCCGCAGGTCACCCTCACGGAGCACTCGCGCGTCGAGGCACTCGACACGGCCGTCGAGGTGGCCGAGGAAGCCCCGCGGATGACCGTCTCCGAAGCGGTCGACAGCGGCGGCGTGTTCGACGTCGAGGTCACCGGGTCACTGCTCGGGGTCCGCGACGGCTCCGGCCTCATCCAGCGCTGTCCGGAGTGCAACCGCATCATCCAGAAGGGGCAGTGTCGCTCACACGGGCAGGTCGACGGCTACTACGACCTGCGGGTGAAGGCCATCCTCGACGACGGGACGAGCGCGCTGACGGTCGTCCTCGACGACGAACTCACCGAGCGCGTCTACGGCGGCGACGTGGAGGACGCGCAGGCACACGCCCAGGACGCGATGGACACGGAGGTCGTGGCCGAGCGGATCGCCGACAACCTCGTCGGCAAGGAGTACCGCGTCCGCGGTGACCTCTCCGTGGACGACTACGGCGCGAACCTCGACGCCACCGAGTTCGAGGAACTCGAGGAGGACCCGACCGAACAGGCTCGGGCCTTCCTCACGGAGGTGGACGCATGA
- a CDS encoding RPA family protein: MSADGGPGNREVAYRVFAAEFEDATVSFKESDEERAPNYVISPTGGRLNRLFSVGVFTEKAEVGGGQMRARINDLTGTLVTYAGQYQPGPLAFLENADPPAFLALTGKARTFEPDDGDRIYSSVRPESVNEVDAATRDRWVVRTAEQTVDRVGSMAAARLSNLRGEALREALVDAGLTESLAAGTAIAVEEYAPTSEYLQALRTRAVQAAEVVAGDRDEVERVDLRPTEGDDDRAVLAELATVDLPEGEATPTPEPESEPEAEAEPEPSTEPIAADTAGGGSAVSEPEPETETGSSTEPVVEAGAESEAAAEPDPEPEPEPEVERSVEPEPETDAEPEPEPAADSEPAEADAAVDDDEFEEFEPGEFDLDEEEREEVEEQFGTDFETASEFDPDEESVEPETDAEPEPEPEPEPEPTEAEPEETETAVAESAGDADPGDVVVDVIRELDGGDGAERDAVVEALSERTGADAEAADEAISDALMNGECYEPDDGMLKAI; encoded by the coding sequence ATGAGTGCAGACGGCGGCCCGGGCAACCGCGAGGTCGCCTACCGCGTCTTCGCTGCGGAGTTCGAGGACGCCACCGTCTCGTTCAAGGAGAGCGACGAGGAGCGTGCCCCGAACTACGTCATCTCGCCCACCGGTGGTCGTCTGAACCGACTGTTCAGCGTGGGCGTCTTCACCGAGAAGGCAGAGGTCGGCGGCGGACAGATGCGCGCCCGCATCAACGACCTGACCGGCACCCTCGTCACCTACGCCGGGCAGTACCAGCCCGGCCCGCTGGCGTTCCTCGAGAACGCCGACCCGCCTGCGTTCCTCGCGCTGACGGGGAAGGCACGGACCTTCGAACCGGACGACGGCGACCGTATCTACTCCTCGGTCCGGCCCGAGTCGGTCAACGAGGTGGACGCCGCGACGCGCGACCGCTGGGTGGTCCGGACCGCCGAGCAGACGGTCGACCGCGTCGGGTCGATGGCCGCCGCGCGGCTGTCGAACCTCCGTGGTGAAGCGCTCCGCGAGGCGCTGGTGGATGCCGGTCTCACAGAGAGCCTCGCGGCCGGCACCGCCATCGCCGTCGAGGAGTACGCGCCGACCAGTGAGTACCTGCAGGCTCTTCGGACCCGCGCCGTGCAGGCCGCCGAGGTCGTCGCCGGCGACCGCGACGAGGTCGAGCGAGTCGATCTCCGACCGACGGAGGGCGACGACGACCGCGCCGTGCTGGCCGAGCTGGCGACCGTCGACCTGCCGGAGGGGGAGGCCACGCCGACACCCGAGCCGGAGTCGGAACCAGAGGCCGAAGCCGAACCCGAGCCATCGACCGAACCCATCGCGGCCGACACCGCCGGCGGCGGGTCGGCCGTCTCGGAGCCGGAACCGGAGACCGAGACCGGATCGAGCACGGAGCCCGTGGTCGAAGCCGGAGCTGAATCAGAAGCCGCGGCGGAACCGGACCCCGAGCCGGAGCCCGAACCAGAGGTCGAACGGTCGGTCGAGCCCGAACCGGAGACCGACGCCGAGCCGGAACCGGAGCCAGCAGCCGACTCCGAGCCTGCCGAGGCCGACGCGGCCGTCGACGACGACGAGTTCGAGGAGTTCGAGCCGGGCGAGTTCGACCTCGACGAGGAGGAACGCGAGGAGGTCGAGGAGCAGTTCGGGACCGACTTCGAGACGGCCTCGGAGTTCGATCCCGACGAGGAGTCGGTCGAACCGGAGACCGACGCCGAGCCAGAACCGGAACCCGAGCCGGAGCCGGAGCCGACCGAGGCCGAGCCGGAGGAGACCGAGACAGCAGTCGCGGAATCAGCTGGCGACGCCGACCCCGGCGACGTGGTGGTCGACGTCATCCGCGAACTCGACGGCGGCGACGGCGCCGAACGCGACGCCGTCGTGGAGGCGCTGTCCGAACGGACGGGCGCGGACGCCGAGGCGGCCGACGAGGCCATCTCGGACGCGCTGATGAACGGCGAGTGCTACGAGCCGGACGACGGGATGCTCAAGGCTATCTGA
- a CDS encoding metallophosphoesterase, with product MPVEPLPGEPAAIADCGAERLLVVADFHAGLEVALRREGVELRSRATDRREQVRSLLRASGADGVLFLGDLANAIGTPGEEETRELRELLTALTRRVPVTVTKGNHDGDIETVVEAVSERHPVRVVDGPGLRIGSVGFAHGHTWPAREVLDAETVCVAHEHPVVRLEDEVGGARMERVWLRGRLDPEAFADRYDEPPTVTPDLVVCPGFNDLSGGTWVNVEGQSFLSPFLPDGLADGEAYLLDGTRLGDYRRV from the coding sequence GTGCCCGTCGAACCCCTGCCGGGGGAACCGGCGGCCATCGCGGACTGCGGGGCCGAACGCCTCCTCGTCGTCGCCGACTTCCACGCGGGCCTGGAGGTGGCGCTGCGGCGCGAGGGTGTCGAGTTACGCTCGCGGGCGACCGACCGCCGCGAGCAGGTGCGCTCGCTGTTGCGGGCGTCGGGCGCCGACGGCGTGCTCTTCCTCGGTGACCTCGCGAACGCCATCGGGACACCGGGAGAGGAGGAGACTCGCGAGTTGCGGGAGCTCCTGACCGCGCTGACCCGGCGGGTCCCCGTGACGGTGACGAAGGGGAACCACGACGGCGACATCGAGACGGTGGTCGAGGCGGTGAGCGAGCGCCACCCGGTCCGCGTCGTCGACGGCCCCGGCCTCCGCATCGGGTCGGTCGGATTCGCCCACGGCCACACCTGGCCCGCCCGCGAGGTACTCGACGCCGAGACGGTCTGCGTGGCCCACGAACACCCGGTCGTCAGGCTGGAGGACGAGGTAGGTGGCGCGCGGATGGAGCGGGTGTGGCTTCGGGGGCGCCTGGATCCCGAGGCGTTCGCCGACCGGTACGACGAGCCCCCCACGGTGACGCCGGACCTCGTCGTCTGTCCCGGGTTCAACGACCTCTCCGGCGGGACGTGGGTGAACGTCGAGGGCCAGTCGTTCCTCTCGCCGTTCCTGCCCGATGGGCTGGCCGACGGGGAGGCGTACCTGCTCGACGGGACGCGACTCGGCGACTACCGCCGGGTCTAG